CTCGACCGTCATGTGATAGGGCGTCAGGTCGCGCGTGCCGGTGCCGTAGACGTTGCGCAGGCGGACATCCAGCGGGTCCAGACCGGTCGCGAACGCGATTTCCTCGATCACGCGTTCCGCCGCGACGATGCCCTGCGGACCGCCGAAACCGCGATAGGCGGTATTGGACTGGGTGTTGGTCTTCAGCGGTTCCGACCGCAGCCGGACATCGGGGTAGTAATAGGCGTTGTCGGCATGAAACAGCGCGCGGTCGGTCACCGGGCCGGACAGGTCGGCCGACCAGCCGCAGCGGGCCGCCAGCACCATGTCCACAGCGCGGATGCGGCCGTCATCGTCGAATCCGACATCATAATCGACCACGAAATCATGCCGCTTGCCGGTCATCATCATGTCGTCGTCGCGGTCCAGCCGGATCTTGGCCGCCCGCCCCGTCAGTTCCGCCGCCAGCGCCGCCAGGCAGGCCGGGGTGTTGGCCTGGGTTTCCTTGCCGCCGAAACCGCCGCCCATGCGGCGGATTTCCGTCGTCACCAGATTGCTGGGCCGGTCCAGCACATGGGCCACCATATGCTGGGTTTCGGTCGGATGCTGGGTGGAGGACCAGACCCGCATCTCGCCCTCCTCGCCGGGTTGGGCCATGGCCGCCTGGCCTTCCAGGTAGAAATGCTCCTGCCCACCCATGGTGATGCGCCCCGCCACGCGGCGGGGCGACGCGGCCAGGCCGGACGGGGCATCGCCGCGCTGCATGGTCAGGGGCCGCCAGACCATGGCGCCACCCGCCGCGCGGGCCTGCGCGATGTCCAGGATGGCGGGCAGGTCCTCGTACTCGATCCGCGCCAGCCTGGCCGCGTGCCGGGCCTGCAGGCGGGTTTCGGCCACCACGGCGAAGATCGGCTGGCCGTAATAGGATACCAGGTCCGTCGCGAGCAGCGGTTCGTCATTGCGGCCCACCGGGCTGACCTGGTTGTGGCCGGGAATATCCGCCGCCGTCAGCACCCGCACGACCCCGGGGGCGGCACGGACGGCATCGAGGTCCATCGAGACGATCCGGGCATGCGCCCGCGTGCTCAGTCCCGGCACGACATGCAGCAGTCCCTTCGGTTCGGGCATGTCGTCGATATAGGCGGCGGCGCCGGCGACATGCATCGCCGCACTTTCGTGCCGCAGGCTGTGCGACGCGCCGCCCGTCACGACGGTGCCGGGAACGGCGTCAGGAAGGGCACCAGAAATGGGGGCCGATATCGTATCACGCATGGATCGCGGCCTCGCTCCGTCCGGCCAGCCGGGTTTCGGGCCGACGCGCGCCGGGGGCGGTCTCGGCGAACAGCCGGGTCAGCAGGTTGGCCGCGACCGTGCGGCGGTACCAGTCGCTGGCCCGCATGTCGGAAATCGGCGCGAAATCGGTAGCGATGGCGGCCCGCGCGGCCTGCAGCGTCGCCTCGGACCACGGATGGCCGCGCAGGGCTTCCTCGGTCGCGCGGGCCCGCCTGGGGGTCGCCGCCATGCCGCCGAAGGCGATGCGGGCGTCGGTGATGGTGCCCGCATCGTCCAGCGTCAGCGCGAAAGCGCCCAGCAGGGCCGAGATATCCTGGTCGAACCGCTTGGAGACCTTGTAGGCCCGGAAAACCTGTCCCTGGCGCAGGGCGGGAATGGTCACGCCCTCGACGAATTCGCCGGGTTGGCGGTCCTGCTGGCCATAGGCGAGGAAATAATCCTCCAGCGGCATGTTTCGCCGCACATCGCCCCGGCGCAGGTGCAGCGTCGCCCCCGCCGCGATGAAGACCGGCGGCCCGTCCCCGATCGGCGAGCCGTTGGCGATGTTGCCGCAGACCGTCCCGGCGTTGCGCACCTGGGTCGAGCCGATCCGCCGCACGATTTCACCCGCGTCCGGCAGCAGGCCGGCCAGGGCGTCGCGCGCGTCCTCGTAGGTGACGGCCGCGCCGATCCGCAGCCCGTCCGCCGTGCGGTCCAGCCGCTTCAGGTCGGGGACCTGGCCGATGGCGACGACATGCGGCAGGGTGCGCAGCCCCTTGGTGACCCACAGCCCGACATCCGTGGCCCCGGCCACGATCGTGGCCTCGGGATCGGCCAGCAGGGTGGCGGCCAGCGCGTCGGCGTCCGCGGGAATGGTCAGCCGGGCCGCCGGACCCGAGATGTTTACCGTCTGGCCGTCCCGCAGGGCCGACAGACGGTCGGCAATCGCGGCGGCCTGCGCGTCGAACCGGTCGGACCCCGCCGCCATCGCCTGTTTCATGGCGCGGACGATCGGGGCGTAGCCGGTACAGCGGCACAGATTGCCGGCCAGCGCGTCGTCGATCGGCCCGTCCTCGGCCACCGCGCCCGGTTGCTTGCGGTAGGCGACCATCGACATGACGAATCCCGGCGTGCAGAACCCGCATTGCGATCCGTGCAGGTCCACCATCGCCTGCTGCACCGGATGCAGCGTGCCGTCCGGCGCGCGCAGATCCTCCACCGTGAAAAGCTGCGCGCCGTCCAGCATGGACACGAACTGGATGCAGGCATTCACCGCCCGCCAAGCCAGGCGCGGGCCATCGGGGGGGCCGCCGTCCAGCCGCGCCACCAGCACCGTGCAGGCCCCGCAATCGCCCTCGTTGCAGCCTTCCTTGGTGCCGGTCCGGCCGCGCTGCTCGCGCAGCCAGTCCAGGACCGTCAGGGTCGGGGAAAAGCCCGACAGGTCGTACAGCGTGTCGCCCAGGTAAAAGCGGATATGGTCGCGCATCGTTCGGTTCCGTAACGCTGCGGCCGCCCTGTCCCCCTCAGGGCAGGCGACCGGAACTCAGATCAGGCCCGCCTCCCCCGAGACCGGCCCGACTGCCCAGTCTAGGCGTCAAAATCCGAAGGGCAAGGAATGTCTCTTCACCGCCCGGCCGCAACGGCGTTCCGCCTGGCCTGGGCCGCCATGTCGGGGGCGAAGCAGGGCCGTTCGACGTAACGGCCGGCACCGCGCACCGTGCGCAGGTCGCCATCCGACCACACCACCCGGCCTCCGCTGATCGTATGACGCGCCAGGCCGGTCAGGGTCATGCCTTCATAGACATTGTAATCGACGTTCTGGTGATGGGTGGCGGCCGATACGGTACGGCTGGAATCGGCGTCCCACAGGACCAGGTCGGCATCGGCGCCCGGCGTGACGGTGCCCTTGCGGGGATGGATGTTGAAGATCTTCGCGGCATTGGCCGAGGTGACGGCCACGAATTCCTCCGGCGTCAGACGCCCGGTACGCACGCCGTGGTGCCACAGCACGCTCATCCGGTCCTCGATACCGGGGGTGCCGTTGGGGATTTGGGTGAAATCATCGCGTCCCTGCTGCTTCTGGCCGGCGCAGAAGCAGCAATGATCGGTCGCCGTCGTCTGCAACTGGCCCGAGGCCAGGCCCGCCCACAGGGCGTTCTGGTGATGTTTCGGGCGGAAAGGCGGGCTCATGACATGCCGGGCGGCGCCCAGCCAGTCCGGGTCGGCATAGACACCGTCATCGATCACCAGATGCTGGGCCAGCACTTCGCCATACACGCGCTGGCCACGGGCGCGGGCGGCGGCGATGGCGGCGGCGGCTTCCTCGGTCGAGACATGCACGATATAGACCGGCGCGCCCAGCAGGCCGGCAATGGCGATGACGCGCTGCGCGGCCTCGCCCTCGACCGCGGGCGGGCGGGACCGGGGATGGGCGGCGGGGCCGGTCACGCCGCGCGCCAGCAGATCCTGCTGCAGGTAGGCGACGGCGTCACCGTTTTCGGCATGCACGTTGCACAGCGCGCCCAGTTCCAGCGCGCGGCCGATCGAACGGAGCAGCACACCGTCATCGACCATCAGCGCCCCCTTGTACGCCATGAAATGCTTGAAGGAATTGACCCCGCAATCCCGGGTCAGGATGCCCATCTCGTCATGCACCCGCTGGTCCCAATGCGTGACCGCGACATGGAACGAATAGTCCGAGACCGCCTTTTCGGCCTTGGCCCGCCAGTCCTTCCAGGCGCCCAGCAGCGATGTCCCCGGATCGGGAATCACGAAATCGATGATGGTCGTCGTGCCGCCCGCCACCCCGGCGGCGGTTCCGGTCTGGAAATCGTCGCTGGAGACCGATCCCATGAACGGCATTTCCATATGGGTGTGCGGGTCGATCCCGCCCGGCATGACCAGAAGCCCGCCGGCATCGAGGACGTCGCAGCCCACGGGCACGTCCAGCGCCGGCCCGACGGCGGCGATCCGCCCCGCGTCGTCGCACAGCACGTCCGCCCGCCGCGACCATTCCGCCGTCACGACCGTGCCACCACGCACCAGAAGCATCGCGATCCTCCATTCTGTGTCACAAGACGCGGGCGGGCATTCACGGTTTTGCGGCTTGCGCGCCGGGCGGATTGCCGAAAACGTAACGCTGGTGTCCTGCCTCCGAAATTAATATGTGAATTTCGGAGATCAGCAGGCCACTAAAATATTGATTTGGCTGGTGTCCAGCAGGAGGAACAGGATGAGCGGCACGGGTGGTCTTCGCAAGGGCGACAACATCACCGTGAATGGCGCGGCGTTATGGGACGACATCCTGCACACCGCCCGGTTCGGCGGCACGCCCAAGGGCGGGATCAGGCGCCTGACGCTGACCGAGGAAGACCGGCTGGTCCGCGCGTGGTTCGAGGCCGCCTGCCGGCAGGTCGGCTGCACCGTCACCCATGATTCGCTGGGCAACCAGTTCGCCCGCCGCCCGGGGCGCGACGACAGCCTGCCGCCGATCACGATCGGCAGCCATCTGGATACCCAGCCCACCGGCGGCAAGTTCGACGGGATCGTCGGCGTGCTGGGCGGCCTGGCCGTGCTGCGGGCGCTGCATGCGTCGGGCCACGAGACCCGGCATCCGATCGAACTGATCAACTGGACGAACGAGGAAGGGGCGCGCTTCGCCCCGGCCATGCTGGCCTCGGGCGTGTTCGCCGGCGTGTTCACCGAACAGGAAGCCCTGGACAAGACCGACCGCGCGGGAATCCGTTTCGAGGACGCGCTGGTCGGAATCGGCTATCGCGGCAGCGAGCCCTGCGGGCAGCATCCGGTGTCGGCCTATTTCGAACTGCATATCGAGCAGGGACCGATCCTGGAAGCCCAGCACAAGACGATCGGCATCGTGACCGGCGTGCAGGGCATACGGTGGTACGAAGTCACGCTGACCGGCCGCGATTCCCATGCCGGCAGCACGCCCATGACGATGCGCGCCGACGCCCTGCTGGCCGCCGCCCGGATGATCGAGGCGGTGAACCAGGTGGCCCTGGCCTTTGGTCCGGACGCGGTGGGCACGGTCGGCCTGATCGAAAGCCGCCCCAACAGCCGCAACGTGGTTCCGGGCGAGGTCTTCTTCACCATCGACCTGCGCCACCCGGACGACACGGTGGTGGTGCGAATGGAGGAGGCGATGCGGGCGAAGGTCGCGGCCATCGCCGCCGAATCCGGCGTCGGCCTGGCGCTGGACTGCGTGTGGGATTCCCCGGCGGTGCATTTCGATCCGGCGTGCATCGGCGCCGTCCGCCGGGCGGCGGAATCGTTCGGCTATCCGGCACGCGACATCGTATCGGGCGCGGGCCACGACGCGGCCTATCTGGCCCGGGTGACGCCGACCACCATGATCTTCGTCCCCTGCGCGGGCGGCCTGAGCCATAACGAGGCCGAAAGCGCCGAACCCGGCGACGTTACCGCCGGGGCGAACGTGCTGCTGCGGGCGGTGCTGGACGCCGATGCACGGCTGGATGCCTGATCGGGCAGTCGAAGAGGCCTCGAAGAATCATCTGTCCAGCGCGGCGTCCTTGTTCCATCCTCGTGACGATTTCGGAACCGTGACAGGGTTCTCTGTGCCAGGTTCTCTGTGCCAAGCGGTTCCCCATCATCGATCGCAGGAGCTTCGCGCGATGCCGCCGACCAATCACGACGCGTTCTGGATGCCGTTCACCGCCAACCGCCAGTTCCGCAAGACGCCGCGCATGCTGGTGGCGGCCGACGGCATGTATTACACCACCGACGACGGGCGAAAGGTGCTGGATGGCTGCGCCGGCCTGTGGTGCGTGAACGCGGGCCATAACCGCCCGCGCATCACCCAGGCGGTGCAGAAGACGATCGCGACGCTGGATTTCGCGCCGACCTTCCAGATGGGCCACCCGCTGGCCTTCGAGGCCGCGGACCGGATCGCGGCCCTGGCGCCCGGCGACCTGAACCATGTCTTCTTCTGCAATTCGGGCTCCGAGGCCATGGATTCGGCGCTGAAGATCGCCCTCGCCTATCACCGCGTGCGGGGCGAGGGCGCGCGCACGCGCCTGATCGGGCGCGAGCGCGGATATCACGGCGTGGGGTTCGGCGGCATTTCCGTGGGCGGCCTGTCCGGCAACCGCAAGCTGTACGGGTCGCTGCTGACCGGGGTCGACCACCTGCCGCACACGCTGGATATCGAACGGAACGCGTTCACCAGGGGGCTGCCCGCCCACGGCGCGGAACTGGCGGACAACCTGGAACGCATCGTCGCGCTGCATGACGCATCCACCATCGCCGCCGTGGTGGTCGAACCGATGGCCGGATCGACCGGCGTGCTGCCGCCGCCGGTCGGCTACCTGAAGCGCCTGCGCGAGATCTGCGACAAATACGGCATCCTGCTGATCTTCGACGAGGTCATCACCGGGTTCGGCCGCCTGGGCGGCACTCCCTTCGCGGCCGAGAAATTCGGCGTGCTGCCCGATATCCTGGCCTGCGCCAAGGGCGTGACCAACGGGACCATCCCCATGGGCGCCGCCATCGCGCGCGACCATGTGCACGCGGCGTTCATGACCGGGCCGGAAACCGGGATCGAACTGCCGCACGGCTATACCTATTCGGGCCACCCCGTGGCCTGCGCCGCCGCGATCGCGACCCTGGACACCTACGCCGAGGAGAACCTGTTCGAGCGCGCGGGCGACATCGCGCCCTATTTCGAGGAAGCGGTCCACGCGTTGCGCGGCCTGCCGCATGTCATCGACATCCGCAATGTGGGGCTGGTGGCCGGCATCGAACTGGCGTCCCGTCCCGGCGCGGTGGGCGCCAGGGCGTACGAGGTCTTCGACCGCGCGTTCCACAAGGGAATCCTGGTCCGCTACACCGGCGACGTGGTCGCCGTCTCGCCGCCGCTGATCATCGAAAAATCGCAGATCGACCAGGTGTTCGGCACCCTGGCCGACATCATCCACGCCGTCGAATAGCGCGGAACGCGAGGCCCGAATGACAGACACCCCGCCCCCTGCGACGGCCGCCGGCTACGATCCCGGCCTGTATAACGCGGACCTGGCCCCGGTTCCGGC
This genomic stretch from Gluconacetobacter diazotrophicus PA1 5 harbors:
- the xdhB gene encoding xanthine dehydrogenase molybdopterin binding subunit, with protein sequence MRDTISAPISGALPDAVPGTVVTGGASHSLRHESAAMHVAGAAAYIDDMPEPKGLLHVVPGLSTRAHARIVSMDLDAVRAAPGVVRVLTAADIPGHNQVSPVGRNDEPLLATDLVSYYGQPIFAVVAETRLQARHAARLARIEYEDLPAILDIAQARAAGGAMVWRPLTMQRGDAPSGLAASPRRVAGRITMGGQEHFYLEGQAAMAQPGEEGEMRVWSSTQHPTETQHMVAHVLDRPSNLVTTEIRRMGGGFGGKETQANTPACLAALAAELTGRAAKIRLDRDDDMMMTGKRHDFVVDYDVGFDDDGRIRAVDMVLAARCGWSADLSGPVTDRALFHADNAYYYPDVRLRSEPLKTNTQSNTAYRGFGGPQGIVAAERVIEEIAFATGLDPLDVRLRNVYGTGTRDLTPYHMTVEDSISADIMAKLADDCAYRARRAALRAANEGSPHIRRGIALTPVKFGISFTATHYNQAGALVHVYTDGSVQVNHGGTEMGQGLHTKMVQIAMREFGLPADRVRITATTTGKVPNTSATAASSGADLNGMAVLDAVRRIKDRLVEFAAGHWGVDAAQVRFLPDGVHVGATVVPFPDLTRAAYFARVSMSSSGFYKTPKISWNAETGRGRPFFYFAYGAACAEVAIDLLTGETRIEQVDILHDAGQSLNPAIDIGQIEGGFVQGAGWLTTEELVWDASGRLRTHAPSTYKIPACSDRPRRFTVKLLDHAPNREDTIFRSKAVGEPPFVHGVAVLHAISDALASIDGYRTCPRLDAPATPETILRTAERMRGLAATRPVG
- the xdhA gene encoding xanthine dehydrogenase small subunit, with the protein product MRDHIRFYLGDTLYDLSGFSPTLTVLDWLREQRGRTGTKEGCNEGDCGACTVLVARLDGGPPDGPRLAWRAVNACIQFVSMLDGAQLFTVEDLRAPDGTLHPVQQAMVDLHGSQCGFCTPGFVMSMVAYRKQPGAVAEDGPIDDALAGNLCRCTGYAPIVRAMKQAMAAGSDRFDAQAAAIADRLSALRDGQTVNISGPAARLTIPADADALAATLLADPEATIVAGATDVGLWVTKGLRTLPHVVAIGQVPDLKRLDRTADGLRIGAAVTYEDARDALAGLLPDAGEIVRRIGSTQVRNAGTVCGNIANGSPIGDGPPVFIAAGATLHLRRGDVRRNMPLEDYFLAYGQQDRQPGEFVEGVTIPALRQGQVFRAYKVSKRFDQDISALLGAFALTLDDAGTITDARIAFGGMAATPRRARATEEALRGHPWSEATLQAARAAIATDFAPISDMRASDWYRRTVAANLLTRLFAETAPGARRPETRLAGRSEAAIHA
- the hydA gene encoding dihydropyrimidinase, with product MLLVRGGTVVTAEWSRRADVLCDDAGRIAAVGPALDVPVGCDVLDAGGLLVMPGGIDPHTHMEMPFMGSVSSDDFQTGTAAGVAGGTTTIIDFVIPDPGTSLLGAWKDWRAKAEKAVSDYSFHVAVTHWDQRVHDEMGILTRDCGVNSFKHFMAYKGALMVDDGVLLRSIGRALELGALCNVHAENGDAVAYLQQDLLARGVTGPAAHPRSRPPAVEGEAAQRVIAIAGLLGAPVYIVHVSTEEAAAAIAAARARGQRVYGEVLAQHLVIDDGVYADPDWLGAARHVMSPPFRPKHHQNALWAGLASGQLQTTATDHCCFCAGQKQQGRDDFTQIPNGTPGIEDRMSVLWHHGVRTGRLTPEEFVAVTSANAAKIFNIHPRKGTVTPGADADLVLWDADSSRTVSAATHHQNVDYNVYEGMTLTGLARHTISGGRVVWSDGDLRTVRGAGRYVERPCFAPDMAAQARRNAVAAGR
- a CDS encoding M20 family metallo-hydrolase, whose amino-acid sequence is MSGTGGLRKGDNITVNGAALWDDILHTARFGGTPKGGIRRLTLTEEDRLVRAWFEAACRQVGCTVTHDSLGNQFARRPGRDDSLPPITIGSHLDTQPTGGKFDGIVGVLGGLAVLRALHASGHETRHPIELINWTNEEGARFAPAMLASGVFAGVFTEQEALDKTDRAGIRFEDALVGIGYRGSEPCGQHPVSAYFELHIEQGPILEAQHKTIGIVTGVQGIRWYEVTLTGRDSHAGSTPMTMRADALLAAARMIEAVNQVALAFGPDAVGTVGLIESRPNSRNVVPGEVFFTIDLRHPDDTVVVRMEEAMRAKVAAIAAESGVGLALDCVWDSPAVHFDPACIGAVRRAAESFGYPARDIVSGAGHDAAYLARVTPTTMIFVPCAGGLSHNEAESAEPGDVTAGANVLLRAVLDADARLDA
- a CDS encoding aspartate aminotransferase family protein; amino-acid sequence: MPPTNHDAFWMPFTANRQFRKTPRMLVAADGMYYTTDDGRKVLDGCAGLWCVNAGHNRPRITQAVQKTIATLDFAPTFQMGHPLAFEAADRIAALAPGDLNHVFFCNSGSEAMDSALKIALAYHRVRGEGARTRLIGRERGYHGVGFGGISVGGLSGNRKLYGSLLTGVDHLPHTLDIERNAFTRGLPAHGAELADNLERIVALHDASTIAAVVVEPMAGSTGVLPPPVGYLKRLREICDKYGILLIFDEVITGFGRLGGTPFAAEKFGVLPDILACAKGVTNGTIPMGAAIARDHVHAAFMTGPETGIELPHGYTYSGHPVACAAAIATLDTYAEENLFERAGDIAPYFEEAVHALRGLPHVIDIRNVGLVAGIELASRPGAVGARAYEVFDRAFHKGILVRYTGDVVAVSPPLIIEKSQIDQVFGTLADIIHAVE